In Janthinobacterium rivuli, a single genomic region encodes these proteins:
- a CDS encoding substrate-binding domain-containing protein, which yields MKSFRRVAGMAVLVMQAWAMGPAQAAEKLVVGVAIPTATHSFTSGIVWWANQAKAELEKAHPGLKIIVKTAATAPEQANQLQDMLTVNKINTLVIFPIESASLTQPVSQVKNKGVYVTVVDRGLTNTQSQDAYIAGDNTAFGKLPAEYLAKSLNGKGNIVVLRGMPTTLDNERYDAFSAVMKDHPEIKVLDAKYGNWNRDDAFKVMQDYLTRFKHIDAVWAADDDMAIGVQKAIAQAKRTDIKQVFGGAGAKGAVKKIMDGSDPLIVADVSYSPKFMYDAIKLTTEARLKGDKLPANTIIPSVLITRENAKQFYFPNSPF from the coding sequence ATGAAGAGCTTTAGACGGGTAGCAGGGATGGCAGTGCTGGTGATGCAGGCGTGGGCGATGGGGCCGGCGCAGGCGGCGGAGAAATTGGTGGTCGGCGTGGCGATTCCCACGGCCACGCACAGCTTTACTTCCGGCATCGTCTGGTGGGCGAACCAGGCCAAGGCGGAACTGGAAAAGGCCCATCCGGGGCTGAAAATCATCGTCAAGACGGCCGCCACGGCGCCCGAGCAGGCCAATCAGTTGCAGGACATGTTGACGGTGAACAAGATCAACACCCTGGTGATCTTCCCCATCGAGTCGGCCTCGCTGACGCAGCCCGTCTCGCAAGTGAAAAACAAGGGCGTGTATGTGACGGTGGTTGACCGTGGCTTGACGAACACGCAGTCGCAGGATGCCTACATCGCGGGCGACAACACGGCCTTTGGCAAGCTGCCGGCCGAGTATCTGGCGAAAAGCCTGAATGGCAAGGGCAATATCGTCGTACTGCGCGGCATGCCGACCACCCTCGACAACGAACGCTACGATGCATTCAGTGCCGTGATGAAAGACCATCCCGAGATCAAGGTGCTCGACGCCAAATATGGCAACTGGAACCGCGACGATGCCTTCAAGGTCATGCAGGATTACCTGACCCGCTTCAAGCACATCGACGCCGTCTGGGCCGCCGATGACGACATGGCCATCGGCGTGCAAAAAGCCATCGCGCAAGCCAAGCGTACGGACATCAAGCAAGTGTTCGGCGGCGCCGGCGCGAAGGGCGCGGTGAAAAAGATCATGGACGGTTCCGACCCGCTGATCGTGGCCGACGTATCGTACTCGCCGAAATTCATGTACGACGCCATCAAACTGACGACGGAAGCGCGCCTGAAAGGTGATAAATTGCCGGCCAATACGATCATCCCCTCGGTGCTGATCACGCGCGAGAACGCCAAGCAGTTTTACTTTCCGAACTCGCCTTTTTAA
- a CDS encoding sugar ABC transporter ATP-binding protein, translating to MSVAVGFEGVCKDFGPVRVLHGVSFTLSPGRVYGLLGENGAGKSTLMKILAGYEAVSEGQLLIDGQPQHFDSSRAAESAGIVLIHQEFNLAEHLTVAQNMFLGHEKTRGWLLDESAMKEEASRYLKQVGLDVSPDTKIRDLIVAEKQLVEIAKALSRRARFLIMDEPTATLTSSETQRLFAVMAQLKADGVTILYISHKLDEVERNTDEVIVMRDGRFVTREPTASLTRQQMANLMVGRELSDMFPVKVALAPDAPVLLKVDGLCVPGWSRDLSFEVRAGEVLGFAGLVGAGRTESFEALLGLRPRSAGVIRLNGQPVDIRTPKQAMQHGMTYLSEDRKGKGLHVNLGLRENLTMMTMEHYARPWLDVDGEKQALAKAVADFNIRTGDLDSRARMLSGGNQQKLALAKYLHSDPRVVVLDEPSRGVDVGAKRDIYFLIHRLAAEGRAVIVISSELIELIGLCHRVAVMRAGTLQATLSADHLTEEELIAHATGTH from the coding sequence GTGAGCGTAGCCGTCGGTTTCGAAGGGGTGTGCAAGGATTTCGGCCCCGTGCGCGTCTTGCATGGCGTCAGTTTTACCTTGTCGCCCGGGCGCGTGTATGGCTTGCTCGGCGAAAATGGCGCCGGCAAGTCGACCTTGATGAAAATCCTCGCCGGCTACGAAGCCGTCAGCGAAGGCCAGCTACTGATCGATGGCCAGCCCCAGCACTTTGACAGTTCGCGCGCCGCGGAATCGGCCGGCATCGTGCTGATCCACCAGGAATTCAACCTGGCCGAGCACCTGACGGTGGCGCAAAACATGTTCCTTGGCCACGAAAAGACGCGCGGCTGGCTGCTCGACGAGAGCGCCATGAAGGAAGAAGCGTCGCGCTACCTGAAACAGGTGGGGCTGGACGTGTCGCCTGACACGAAAATCCGCGACCTGATCGTGGCTGAAAAGCAACTTGTGGAAATCGCCAAGGCCCTGTCGCGCCGCGCCCGCTTCCTGATCATGGACGAGCCGACCGCCACCCTGACGTCGTCGGAAACCCAGCGTTTGTTTGCCGTGATGGCGCAGCTGAAAGCGGACGGCGTGACGATTTTGTATATCTCGCACAAGCTCGATGAAGTCGAGCGCAACACGGACGAGGTCATCGTCATGCGCGACGGGCGCTTCGTCACGCGCGAGCCGACGGCCAGCCTCACGCGCCAGCAGATGGCGAACCTGATGGTGGGGCGCGAATTGTCGGACATGTTTCCGGTCAAGGTGGCGCTGGCGCCGGACGCGCCCGTACTCCTGAAAGTCGATGGCTTGTGCGTGCCGGGCTGGTCCAGGGACCTGTCGTTCGAGGTGCGCGCTGGCGAAGTGCTGGGCTTTGCGGGCCTGGTGGGCGCGGGGCGCACGGAATCGTTCGAGGCCTTGCTGGGCTTGCGTCCGCGCAGCGCGGGTGTGATCCGTCTCAATGGCCAGCCCGTGGATATTCGTACCCCCAAGCAAGCCATGCAGCACGGCATGACCTACCTGAGCGAAGACCGCAAGGGAAAAGGTCTGCATGTGAACCTGGGCTTGCGCGAAAACCTCACCATGATGACGATGGAGCACTATGCGCGGCCGTGGCTGGATGTTGATGGAGAGAAACAGGCGCTGGCCAAGGCCGTCGCGGATTTCAATATCCGCACAGGCGACCTCGACAGCCGCGCGCGCATGCTGTCCGGCGGCAACCAGCAAAAGCTGGCGCTGGCGAAATACCTGCATTCGGACCCGCGCGTCGTCGTGCTCGACGAGCCGAGCCGTGGCGTGGACGTGGGCGCCAAGCGCGACATATATTTCCTGATACACCGCCTGGCCGCCGAAGGGCGCGCCGTGATCGTGATTTCATCCGAACTGATCGAATTGATCGGCCTGTGCCACCGGGTCGCCGTGATGCGCGCCGGCACCTTGCAAGCCACCCTGTCTGCTGACCACCTGACTGAAGAGGAGTTGATTGCCCATGCAACCGGCACGCACTGA
- a CDS encoding LacI family DNA-binding transcriptional regulator, which translates to MPAAVPSPLPTETVSISAVAAHAGVSVATVSRVMNEQAGVRAPTRDKVLASVAALGYRMNHLARSLRTAESRMLLTMVPDVGNPFYAQIVRGIDTVAREHGYFVLLCDTGADAGRERSYFDLLRMHRADGAICLDPDTVQHALSHESVSLPWVACCEFDPAVAVPYVGIDNHRAASDAVAHLLARGHTRIGLINSDERYLYARQRQQGYLDTLAAAGLPVQPQWVHTVQSLDYEAGTAATLRMMAQPDAPTAIFAVSDTLAIGVLSALRQLNKRVPEDVAVIGFDDIAIAAQIDPGLTTIAQPMRELGETAARLLLQRLADPAAQVPGVLLQHQLILRGSA; encoded by the coding sequence ATGCCAGCAGCCGTCCCATCCCCTTTGCCGACAGAAACCGTCTCCATCAGCGCCGTTGCCGCGCATGCGGGCGTGTCGGTGGCCACCGTCTCGCGCGTGATGAACGAGCAGGCGGGAGTGCGGGCGCCCACGCGCGACAAGGTGCTGGCGTCTGTCGCCGCGCTCGGCTACCGCATGAACCATCTGGCGCGCAGCCTGCGCACGGCCGAGAGCCGCATGCTGCTGACCATGGTGCCCGACGTGGGCAACCCGTTCTATGCGCAGATCGTGCGCGGCATCGATACGGTGGCGCGCGAACACGGCTACTTCGTGCTGCTGTGCGACACGGGCGCCGACGCGGGCCGCGAGCGTTCCTACTTCGACTTGCTGCGCATGCACCGCGCCGATGGCGCCATCTGCCTCGACCCGGACACGGTGCAACATGCCTTGTCGCATGAATCCGTCAGCCTGCCGTGGGTGGCGTGCTGCGAATTCGACCCCGCCGTGGCCGTGCCCTATGTCGGCATCGATAATCACCGGGCCGCCTCCGACGCCGTCGCGCATCTGCTGGCGCGCGGCCACACGCGCATCGGCCTGATCAATTCTGATGAACGCTATCTGTATGCGCGGCAACGCCAGCAAGGCTATCTGGACACCCTGGCGGCGGCCGGCCTGCCCGTGCAGCCGCAGTGGGTGCACACGGTGCAAAGCCTCGATTACGAAGCGGGCACGGCCGCCACGTTGCGGATGATGGCGCAGCCCGACGCCCCGACGGCCATCTTTGCCGTCTCCGACACCCTGGCCATTGGCGTGCTGAGTGCGCTGCGCCAGCTGAACAAGCGCGTGCCCGAGGACGTGGCCGTTATCGGCTTCGACGATATCGCCATCGCCGCGCAGATCGATCCGGGCCTGACCACGATTGCCCAGCCGATGCGCGAACTGGGCGAGACGGCGGCGCGATTATTGCTGCAACGCCTGGCGGACCCGGCTGCCCAAGTGCCGGGCGTGCTGCTGCAACACCAATTAATTCTGCGAGGGAGTGCATAG
- a CDS encoding Gfo/Idh/MocA family protein gives MQRRLRLGMVGGGQGAFIGAVHRIAARIDDQYELVAGALSSDPQRARDSGAALHLAPERSYCDYRAMAQAEAARADGIEAVAIVTPNHLHAPVATAFLEAGIHVICDKPLGISLAEGQKLAALAQQKNLLFALTHTYSGYPLLRHARAMVEAGEIGELRLVQVEYSQDWLADAIAAGGMNEGNWHNDPHKAGPGGTLLDVGLHAYHLAQFVSGLTPESVLAELSTFVPNRSLDDHVQVMLRYANGAKGTLWASQVATGCENTVRLRLFGSKAQLDFDQEKPNELWCTPQGGNRQLLRPGRVDSAAARHATRVPAGHPEGYLEAFAQLYLDAALAIRALQSGLPVPKEASWLPTVTDGVAGLAFAEAVLRSHANGASWTTLAS, from the coding sequence ATGCAGCGACGCTTACGGCTGGGCATGGTAGGGGGCGGGCAGGGCGCATTCATCGGCGCCGTGCACCGCATCGCGGCGCGCATCGACGACCAGTACGAGCTGGTGGCGGGCGCCCTGTCGTCCGATCCGCAGCGGGCGCGCGACAGCGGCGCCGCGCTGCACCTGGCGCCCGAGCGCAGCTATTGCGATTACCGCGCCATGGCGCAGGCGGAGGCCGCGCGCGCTGACGGCATCGAAGCCGTGGCCATCGTCACGCCGAACCATTTACATGCGCCCGTCGCCACGGCGTTCCTGGAAGCGGGCATCCACGTGATCTGCGACAAGCCGCTGGGAATTTCCCTGGCGGAAGGGCAAAAGCTGGCGGCGCTGGCCCAGCAGAAAAATTTGCTTTTCGCACTCACGCATACCTACAGCGGCTACCCGCTGCTGCGCCACGCCCGGGCCATGGTCGAGGCGGGCGAGATCGGCGAGCTGCGCCTCGTACAAGTGGAATATTCGCAGGATTGGCTGGCCGATGCCATCGCGGCGGGCGGCATGAACGAAGGCAACTGGCATAACGACCCGCACAAGGCCGGCCCCGGCGGCACCCTGCTCGACGTGGGACTGCACGCCTACCACCTGGCGCAATTCGTCAGCGGACTGACGCCCGAATCCGTGCTGGCGGAACTGTCGACCTTTGTTCCGAATCGCAGCCTGGACGACCACGTGCAGGTAATGCTGCGCTATGCCAACGGAGCCAAGGGCACTCTATGGGCCAGCCAGGTGGCCACCGGTTGCGAAAACACGGTGCGCTTGCGCCTGTTCGGCAGCAAGGCGCAGCTCGATTTTGACCAGGAAAAACCAAATGAGCTGTGGTGTACGCCGCAGGGTGGCAACCGCCAACTGCTGCGTCCGGGCCGGGTCGACAGCGCCGCCGCGCGCCACGCCACGCGCGTGCCGGCCGGCCATCCGGAGGGGTATCTGGAAGCGTTCGCGCAGCTGTACCTGGATGCGGCCCTGGCCATCCGCGCCTTGCAATCGGGCTTGCCCGTGCCCAAGGAAGCCAGTTGGCTGCCCACCGTCACCGACGGCGTGGCCGGCCTGGCTTTTGCGGAAGCCGTGCTGCGCAGCCATGCCAATGGCGCGAGCTGGACGACCCTGGCAAGCTGA
- a CDS encoding WD40/YVTN/BNR-like repeat-containing protein, protein MTAVPQRAYLGTRKGLFQFDVDAAGAWQLALVQFAGDPVSMLLHDGRDGTLYVALNLGHFGAKLHRLDAGASAWQEVAVPAYPAKPEDSTDSVDWALQQIWSLAAGGADQPGVLWAGTLPGGLFRSSDRGDSWQLVESLWNVPQRAQWFGGGYDVPGIHSICVDPRDSQKVLVGVSCGGVWQTLDGGASWSLSATGMRADYMPPELDENEAVQDPHRIVRSTGTPDALWCQHHNGIWRSDDAGWHWQEVTTAPLSHFGFAVAVHPRDGDTAWFVPAQADVLRIPIDGALAVTRTRDGGKTFKVLRAGLPQQHCYDLIYRHGLALADDGRSLLMASTTGGAWYSGDEGEHWQTISAHLPPVYAVCFATP, encoded by the coding sequence ATGACAGCAGTCCCGCAGCGCGCGTATCTCGGCACCCGCAAGGGCTTGTTCCAGTTCGATGTCGATGCGGCCGGCGCCTGGCAGCTGGCGCTGGTGCAGTTTGCCGGCGATCCCGTTTCCATGCTGCTGCACGATGGCCGCGACGGCACCTTGTATGTCGCCCTGAACCTGGGGCATTTCGGCGCCAAGCTGCACCGCCTCGACGCGGGTGCCAGCGCGTGGCAGGAAGTCGCCGTGCCCGCCTATCCCGCCAAGCCGGAAGACAGCACCGATAGCGTGGACTGGGCCTTGCAGCAGATCTGGTCGCTGGCGGCGGGCGGCGCGGACCAGCCCGGCGTGCTGTGGGCGGGCACCCTGCCTGGCGGCCTGTTCCGTTCAAGCGACCGCGGCGACAGCTGGCAACTGGTGGAATCCTTGTGGAACGTGCCGCAGCGGGCGCAGTGGTTTGGCGGCGGCTACGACGTGCCTGGTATCCACAGCATTTGCGTCGACCCGCGCGACAGCCAGAAGGTGCTGGTCGGCGTGTCCTGCGGCGGCGTGTGGCAAACGCTCGATGGCGGCGCCAGCTGGAGCCTGAGCGCGACGGGCATGCGCGCCGACTACATGCCGCCCGAGCTCGATGAAAACGAAGCCGTGCAAGACCCGCACCGCATCGTGCGCAGCACCGGCACGCCGGACGCGCTGTGGTGCCAGCACCATAACGGCATCTGGCGCTCGGACGATGCCGGCTGGCACTGGCAGGAAGTCACGACGGCGCCGCTGTCGCATTTCGGCTTTGCCGTGGCCGTGCATCCGCGCGATGGCGACACGGCCTGGTTCGTGCCGGCGCAGGCGGACGTGCTGCGCATTCCCATCGATGGCGCGCTGGCCGTCACGCGCACGCGCGATGGCGGTAAAACCTTCAAGGTCTTGCGCGCGGGCTTGCCGCAGCAGCATTGCTACGACCTCATCTATCGCCACGGGCTGGCGCTGGCCGATGATGGACGCAGTTTATTGATGGCGTCGACGACGGGCGGCGCCTGGTATTCGGGCGACGAGGGCGAACACTGGCAGACCATCTCTGCCCACTTGCCGCCCGTTTATGCCGTCTGTTTTGCCACGCCGTA
- a CDS encoding caspase family protein, with amino-acid sequence MHRLIPLFFSLFFLLCGNVVQAAVGNAASGPGKRIALVIGNAAYPQPLLNPVNDARAMAERLRRLGFEVLLRTDINAQQLQKASAEFSTQARGADIALVFYAGHGAQAGEANYVLPLGANMNALSAAAIAAQGVSVSSLAGDLQRTGARGAVLILDACRQEYTRGGAVVVPGGNAASHGFADTQAPRGVVIAYSAGPGALARDFWSPDSRNSPYTSALLDALDAPGLPMSDVFSQVAARVAAMTHDVQKPRVSFGETSARLVLNMGSGKGVSQATPGVLASAQGGVRAPVPAPAPAVEKPAAPGVKVWPGNVLQDINYEIRMQIAARPFPRQQLEKRARGGDLVALTALGYGIGSGDAGIKQPKAGMQWLEKAAAKDFPIAQTYLAELLMVKGDPASLKRAGVLLDAASQAGYSPAHAYKFDLARRTGAPPQDAARHLQDAFMGLMKDYQGAAKDMMQPPKK; translated from the coding sequence ATGCATCGCCTGATCCCCCTGTTTTTCAGCCTGTTCTTTTTACTCTGCGGTAACGTCGTGCAAGCGGCCGTGGGCAACGCCGCCAGCGGTCCCGGCAAGCGCATCGCCCTGGTGATCGGCAACGCGGCCTATCCGCAGCCTCTATTGAATCCCGTGAACGATGCGCGCGCCATGGCCGAGCGCCTGCGCCGCCTGGGCTTTGAAGTGCTGTTGCGCACGGACATCAATGCGCAACAGCTGCAAAAGGCCTCGGCCGAGTTTTCCACGCAGGCGCGCGGCGCCGATATCGCCCTCGTGTTTTACGCGGGCCACGGCGCGCAGGCGGGCGAAGCGAACTATGTGCTGCCGCTGGGCGCCAACATGAATGCGCTCAGTGCGGCCGCCATCGCCGCCCAGGGCGTGTCCGTTTCCAGCCTGGCGGGCGATTTGCAGCGCACGGGCGCGCGCGGCGCCGTGCTGATCCTCGACGCTTGCCGCCAGGAATATACTCGGGGCGGCGCCGTGGTGGTCCCCGGCGGCAATGCGGCCAGCCACGGCTTTGCCGACACGCAAGCGCCACGCGGCGTGGTGATCGCCTATTCGGCCGGGCCCGGCGCCCTGGCGCGCGATTTCTGGTCGCCCGATTCGCGCAACAGTCCCTACACGAGCGCCCTGCTCGATGCACTCGACGCGCCGGGCTTGCCCATGAGCGACGTGTTTTCGCAAGTGGCGGCCAGGGTTGCCGCCATGACGCACGACGTGCAAAAGCCCCGCGTGTCGTTTGGCGAAACGTCGGCGCGCCTGGTACTGAACATGGGCAGCGGCAAGGGCGTCAGCCAGGCAACGCCGGGCGTGCTGGCCAGCGCGCAGGGTGGCGTGCGCGCACCGGTCCCGGCGCCTGCCCCAGCGGTGGAAAAGCCGGCCGCACCGGGCGTCAAGGTGTGGCCAGGCAATGTGCTGCAAGACATCAACTATGAAATCCGCATGCAGATCGCGGCCCGCCCGTTTCCCCGCCAGCAACTGGAAAAGCGCGCACGGGGCGGCGATCTGGTGGCGCTGACGGCCCTCGGCTATGGCATCGGCAGCGGCGATGCTGGAATAAAACAGCCGAAGGCGGGCATGCAGTGGCTGGAAAAGGCGGCCGCCAAGGACTTTCCGATTGCCCAGACCTATCTGGCGGAATTGCTGATGGTCAAGGGCGATCCCGCTTCGCTGAAACGGGCCGGCGTGCTGCTGGACGCGGCATCGCAGGCGGGCTACAGCCCCGCCCATGCGTATAAATTCGA
- a CDS encoding glycerophosphodiester phosphodiesterase, with the protein MAIIRDKNKAAALALLLSMASTAVQADCLGMKVHAHRGAGNAPENSLSALRNTYFGTWDGVETDLQLLGDGSWVVHHDLLTGRVVDTGSPRTVKQLTADDWRAASMKNRGVATPETPPFVTDVADLATAFPSKTLNAEIKDVVSSCAPIATLVGQLRANIKHGNWFLTSGVPNNLACARRADPQGYLGLLVFDARNAQAAGANRISRYIAKNARPPKLDKPWLQRVQQQIGMPTGVHVDARSLDANPNLLGDAASLNMPVFVYAVDGDSALAASLLRAQQRSHRLPSGVILDGNPETFCAMMK; encoded by the coding sequence ATGGCTATCATCCGGGACAAAAATAAGGCGGCCGCACTGGCCTTGCTGCTTTCCATGGCCAGCACGGCCGTCCAGGCCGATTGCCTGGGCATGAAGGTGCATGCCCACCGTGGTGCCGGCAATGCGCCGGAAAACTCGCTGAGCGCGCTGCGCAACACGTATTTCGGCACCTGGGACGGCGTCGAGACGGATTTGCAGCTGCTCGGCGACGGCAGCTGGGTGGTGCACCACGACCTGCTGACGGGCAGAGTCGTCGACACGGGATCGCCCCGCACCGTGAAACAACTGACGGCCGACGACTGGCGCGCCGCCAGCATGAAGAACCGCGGCGTGGCCACGCCGGAAACGCCGCCGTTTGTTACCGACGTCGCCGATCTGGCGACGGCTTTCCCGAGTAAAACCCTGAACGCGGAAATCAAGGATGTCGTGTCCTCGTGCGCACCGATCGCCACCCTGGTGGGGCAGTTGCGCGCGAACATCAAGCACGGCAACTGGTTCCTGACGTCGGGCGTGCCGAACAACCTCGCGTGCGCGCGCCGCGCCGATCCGCAGGGTTACCTGGGCCTGCTGGTGTTTGACGCGCGCAATGCGCAGGCGGCTGGCGCCAACCGGATCAGCCGCTATATCGCAAAAAATGCCCGTCCGCCCAAGCTGGACAAGCCATGGTTGCAGCGCGTGCAGCAGCAGATCGGCATGCCCACGGGCGTGCACGTCGACGCGCGCAGCCTGGACGCCAATCCGAATTTGCTGGGCGACGCCGCCAGCCTGAACATGCCCGTCTTCGTGTATGCCGTCGATGGCGACTCGGCCCTGGCCGCCTCGCTGTTGCGCGCGCAGCAGCGCAGCCACCGCCTGCCCAGCGGCGTCATCCTTGACGGCAATCCCGAAACGTTTTGCGCGATGATGAAGTAA
- a CDS encoding MoaD/ThiS family protein has product MAHLHFTQQLARFLDVPTLEVVAPRLRAALDSAFAQQPRLRGYVLDEQGALRPNVVIFIDGARCRERRVLDDALRPDSQVYILQALSGG; this is encoded by the coding sequence ATGGCGCATCTGCATTTTACGCAACAACTGGCACGCTTCTTGGACGTCCCCACGCTCGAGGTGGTCGCGCCACGCCTGCGCGCCGCCTTGGATAGCGCGTTTGCGCAGCAGCCGCGCCTGCGCGGTTATGTGCTCGACGAGCAGGGGGCCTTGCGTCCCAATGTGGTGATCTTCATCGACGGCGCCCGCTGCCGCGAGCGGCGCGTGCTCGACGATGCCTTGCGGCCCGACAGCCAGGTGTATATCTTGCAGGCCCTTTCAGGAGGTTGA
- a CDS encoding 2Fe-2S iron-sulfur cluster-binding protein, translating into MRSFTITILPQGWQFPADAGTTILAAAELAGIRLLSSCRNGTCRTCLCHMPAGQVRYTVDWPGISPDERLDGYILPCVAVAESDLTMQARAVRTGA; encoded by the coding sequence ATGCGCTCCTTTACCATCACCATCCTTCCGCAAGGCTGGCAATTCCCGGCCGACGCGGGCACGACCATCTTAGCCGCCGCTGAGCTGGCCGGTATCCGCCTGCTCAGTTCCTGCCGCAATGGCACTTGCCGCACCTGCCTCTGCCACATGCCTGCAGGCCAGGTGCGCTACACGGTGGACTGGCCCGGCATCAGCCCCGATGAACGGCTCGACGGCTACATCCTGCCCTGCGTGGCCGTGGCCGAAAGCGACCTCACCATGCAGGCGCGCGCCGTGCGCACGGGCGCCTGA
- a CDS encoding sugar phosphate isomerase/epimerase family protein: MKTIQGPAIFLAQFLGDEPPFDSLEHLAQWAAGLGYKGLQLPTAPRLFDLEQAASSQQYCDDVTALLARHGLQVTELSTHLQGQLIAVHPAYDALFDGFAPEHVRGDPLARTAWATQQLLWAATASQRLGLKAHVTFSGALAWPYLYPWPQRPAGLVETAFAELAKRWLPILDAFDAAGVDLCYELHPGEDLHDGVTFERFLAAVNDHPRASILYDPSHFVLQQLDYLAFIDIYHTRIKAFHVKDAEFRPNGRHGVYGGYGDWQDRAGRFRSLGDGQIDFKAIFSKMAQYDFPGWAVLEWECCLKHPEDGAAEGARFIRDHIIHVAEHAFDDFAGSAVDQDQIHHLLGLK; this comes from the coding sequence ATGAAAACCATCCAGGGCCCGGCCATTTTCCTGGCCCAGTTTCTCGGCGACGAGCCGCCGTTCGACTCGCTCGAGCACTTGGCGCAATGGGCGGCCGGCCTGGGTTACAAGGGCTTGCAGCTGCCGACGGCGCCGCGTCTGTTTGACCTGGAGCAGGCGGCCAGCAGCCAGCAGTACTGCGACGATGTGACAGCCTTGCTGGCGCGCCACGGCTTGCAGGTGACGGAATTGTCGACGCATTTGCAGGGCCAGCTGATCGCCGTGCATCCCGCCTACGACGCCCTGTTCGACGGTTTTGCACCCGAGCACGTGCGTGGCGATCCGCTTGCCCGTACGGCCTGGGCCACGCAGCAACTGCTGTGGGCGGCCACCGCCTCGCAGCGCTTGGGCCTCAAGGCGCACGTGACGTTTTCCGGCGCGCTGGCCTGGCCGTATCTGTATCCATGGCCGCAGCGCCCGGCCGGCCTGGTGGAAACGGCCTTCGCGGAATTGGCCAAACGCTGGCTGCCCATCCTCGACGCGTTCGACGCGGCTGGCGTCGACCTTTGCTATGAATTGCATCCGGGCGAGGATTTGCACGACGGCGTGACCTTCGAGCGCTTCCTGGCCGCCGTCAACGACCACCCGCGCGCGTCCATCTTGTACGACCCCAGCCACTTCGTGCTGCAGCAGCTCGATTATCTGGCCTTCATCGACATTTATCACACGCGCATCAAGGCCTTTCATGTGAAAGATGCGGAATTCCGGCCGAACGGGCGCCACGGCGTGTATGGCGGCTACGGCGACTGGCAAGACCGCGCCGGGCGCTTCCGCTCGCTGGGCGACGGGCAGATCGATTTCAAGGCGATTTTCTCGAAGATGGCGCAGTACGACTTTCCCGGCTGGGCCGTGCTGGAATGGGAATGCTGTTTGAAACACCCGGAAGATGGCGCTGCAGAGGGCGCACGTTTCATCCGCGATCACATCATCCACGTGGCTGAACACGCATTTGACGATTTCGCGGGCAGTGCGGTTGACCAGGATCAAATCCATCACTTGCTTGGCTTGAAATAA
- a CDS encoding ABC transporter permease produces the protein MQPARTDTTVSPIARFGARIKGFGPVLGLLSLCIAGTLLNGDFATLDNLMNVLTRTAFIGIIAVGMTFVIISGGIDLSVGSMAALIAGCMIYFMNALAQGAGGDLAPITMLVLGIAMALVLGAGFGLMHGLLISKGNIEPFIVTLGTLGIFRAVLTYLADGGALTLDATLSELYSPVYYTSVLGAPIPIWIFLFVAAAGAIILNRTTFGRHVQAIGSNEQVARYAAINVDKVKIATYMLLGVCVGIATVLYVPRLGSATPTTGLLWELEAIAAVVVGGTALKGGEGRIVGTVIGAILLSVISNILNLTSIISVYLNAAVQGVVIIAVAFLQRGRK, from the coding sequence ATGCAACCGGCACGCACTGACACCACCGTATCCCCTATTGCTCGATTCGGCGCGCGCATCAAGGGCTTTGGCCCCGTGCTGGGCCTTTTATCTCTGTGCATCGCGGGCACCTTGCTCAACGGCGACTTCGCCACCCTGGACAACCTGATGAACGTGCTCACGCGCACGGCGTTCATCGGCATCATCGCCGTCGGCATGACCTTCGTGATCATTTCCGGCGGCATTGATCTGTCCGTTGGCTCGATGGCGGCCCTGATCGCCGGCTGCATGATTTATTTCATGAATGCGCTGGCGCAAGGGGCGGGCGGCGACCTGGCGCCGATCACCATGCTGGTGCTGGGCATCGCCATGGCCCTGGTCCTGGGCGCCGGCTTTGGCCTGATGCATGGCTTGTTGATCAGCAAGGGCAATATCGAACCGTTCATCGTCACCCTGGGCACGCTTGGCATCTTCCGCGCCGTATTGACGTACCTGGCCGATGGCGGCGCGCTGACCCTGGATGCGACCCTGTCCGAGCTGTACAGCCCCGTGTATTACACGAGCGTGCTGGGCGCTCCGATACCGATCTGGATCTTTTTATTCGTCGCTGCGGCCGGCGCCATCATCCTCAACCGCACGACCTTTGGCCGCCACGTGCAGGCGATTGGTTCCAACGAGCAAGTGGCGCGCTATGCGGCCATCAATGTCGACAAGGTGAAAATTGCCACCTACATGCTGCTGGGCGTCTGCGTGGGGATCGCCACGGTGCTGTACGTGCCGCGCCTGGGCTCGGCCACGCCGACGACGGGCTTGCTGTGGGAACTCGAAGCCATCGCCGCCGTCGTCGTCGGCGGCACGGCGCTGAAGGGGGGAGAGGGGCGCATCGTCGGCACCGTGATCGGCGCCATCCTCTTGTCCGTGATCAGCAATATCCTGAATTTGACCAGCATCATCAGTGTCTACCTGAATGCCGCAGTGCAAGGCGTGGTGATCATCGCCGTCGCCTTCCTGCAGCGAGGCCGCAAATAA